From the Odocoileus virginianus isolate 20LAN1187 ecotype Illinois chromosome 21, Ovbor_1.2, whole genome shotgun sequence genome, one window contains:
- the LOC139030252 gene encoding collagen alpha-1(XVI) chain-like, which yields MEGERETEKLRKHGRKPREISQLFAINSLSSHSGSLLLYISKTQPPRAEQHHSQIPPSPHRATLPLTALRVRVPGTQARSWGRRSEGTPAVSARDSFSLQVNQRFDYRCCSCRGWGGSRLQSRKPAPEDQRAKARGRPGSGTAAPAGAPGSPPPSPSPPPPPPGHPQSPGPALPGRPYLRDESGEGRERPRAGSNSCLLDRPRSSPPRSGGRGRGHPSAQERGGKGHAARGESRARGDRALPPPSHPARQARSPRRTRLAHGRRPGPGRGLPRGGLGTTPSPAGRSSPRPPGADPSVAATRSATRRVRGQPGGVTTLRAPRRLLGSSRALGDLCLRGTGLSFPVPLLRPPSPSRMLGSFSPLQLYRVELRYLIILLLLLPAPAELLCLSHRFPVSHVVERGRERRIGSRSATICEILPGDRTAGSIIALVPWRKLTGQSGQLPRISERNPRQKLSLDDCVRILTA from the exons atggagggggagagggagacagagaagctCAGGAAACACGGAAGGAAACCCCGAGAAATTTCACAACTCTTTGCCATAAATAGCCTTTCTTCTCACTCTGGATCCCTCCTCCTTTACATCAGCAAGACTCAGCCTCCACGCGCAGAGCAGCACCATTCACAAATCCCTCCGTCACCCCACCGCGCAACCCTGCCCCTGACAGCACTGCGTGTAAGAGTCCCCGGGACCCAAGCCAGAAGCTGGGGGAGGCGGAGCGAGGGGACACCTGCGGTTTCAGCTCGGGACTCATTTTCTCTCCAGGTGAACCAACGCTTTGATTA TCGCTGCTGTTCCTGCCGCGGCTGGGGAGGGTCTCGCCTCCAATCCAGGAAGCCAGCGCCCGAGGACCAGCGGGCGAAGGCGAGGGGCCGTCCAGGTTCGGGCACTGCGGCTCCAGCAGGAGCCCCGGGCTCCccgcccccttccccctccccgccgccgcccccgcccgggCACCCGCAGTCCCCGGGGCCAGCGCTCCCCGGGCGCCCCTACCTGCGGGACGAGAGTGGCGAAGGACGGGAGCGGCCCCGAGCCGGCTCCAACTCTTGCCTCCTCGACCGGCCGCGCTCCTCACCGCCCCGGAGTGGCGGCCGCGGCCGCGGTCATCCGAGCGCTCAGGAGCGCGGAGGAAAAGGCCACGCAGCGCGCGGAGAGTCGCGGGCCCGCGGCGATCGAGCCCTtccgcctccctcccaccccgcccgCCAGGCCAGGTCTCCGCGCCGCACACGCCTGGCCCACGGCCGGCGCCCCGGGCCTGGGCGGGGGCTGCCCCGGGGCGGCCTGGGCACGACGCCGTCACCTGCTGGGCGGTCCTCCCCGCGTCCGCCCGGGGCCGACCCCAGTGTCGCGGCGACGCGAAGCGCGACCCGCCGGGTGCGGGGGCAGCCGGGGGGCGTTACTACCTTGAGGGCTCCGCGCCGCTTGTTAGGCTCCTCCCGGGCACTCGGGGATTTATGTCTTCGGGGCACGGGACTGTCTTTCCCGGTCCCCCTCCTCCGCCCTCCCTCCCCTTCGCGGATGTTGGGCTCCTTCTCTCCACTCCAGTTGTACAGAGTGGAGCTGCGTTATTTAATaatcctcctgctcctcctgcccgcGCCCGCAGAGCTGCTCTGCCTGAGCCACCGCTTCCCAGTCAGTCATGttgtggagagagggagagagaggcggATTGGCAGTCGGTCGGCGACTATTTGTG AAATTCTGCCTGGTGACAGGACAGCAGGATCTATCATTGCCCTTGTTCCGTGGAGGAAACTAACAGGCCAGTCAGGTCAACTGCCCAGGATTTCAGAGAGGAATCCTCGCCAGAAGCTAAGCCTAGATGACTGCGTCAGAATACTCACTGCATGA